From Pedobacter aquae:
GTTGGTTAGACTGTATTATTGATTGATTTTTGAATGAGAGAATGAGTGATTTTTGAATGAGAGAATGAGAGAATGAGTGATTTGAATCAGTTATCGGTTACCAGTTGTCGGTTCTGGGTGATGACTTTCCTGTTTTTTTAATTTTTAATTTTTCCTTTTGAATTTTTCTCTGTCATTGCGATGAGGAACGAAGAAGCAATCTTGATTATATTGATTGATTTTTGAATGAGAGAATGAGTGATTTGAATCAGTTATCGGTTACCAGTTCTTGGTGGATTGATGTGGATGATTTTTGAATTTTTTCTTTAATTTTTAATTCTCTTTTTGTTTTTTCTTTTTAATTTTCAACACTTAGATATCTTTCTAATAGAAAAACTTATTTTAACCACTTCAAGAAAACATAACTACGTAATGATAACAAAAGAATTGAAACCCAAAAAGGTACTAAACAAAGCTTTTTTAAAGGTAAAACCTAATAGGACTGATATTGAAGGTTTTAAGGTCAATCTCATTACTTTGTTAGACAGAACGAATGATACTGAGAGCGAAGAGTTTCACAAAAACTTAGTTTCAGATTTTCTTAAAGACACATATTATAAGCAAAATCATTTTATAAACACAAAAGGTAGAAATGACCTTGTTATTCATAACGGACAACATGCAAACTCTACGGTTGGCGTAATCATCGAAGCTAAAAAGCCTACTAACAAATCAGAAATGGTTACCACCAAAAAACTGAATGTTAAAGCTTTTCAGGAATTGGTATTATATTACCTAAGAGAAAGAATAACACACAAAAATCTTGAAGTAAAACATTTAATAGCTTCAAATATAAACGAATGGTTTATTTTTGATGCCACCTTATTTGATAGACTTTTTGCTCAAAATAAAACCTTTGTAAAGCAGTTTACGGATTTTGAAGAAGGGCGTTTGGCTGATACCAAAACAGATTTTTTCTACAAACAAATTGCTGAACCATTCATAGAAAGTATTACTAACGAAATAGAATTTACTTACTTTAACATTCAAGATTTTCAGAAACAACTTAGAAATACAGATAAAGCAGATGATAATGCACTAATTGCATTATTTAAATTGTTATCACCAGAGCATTTGCTAAAACTCCCTTTTACTAATGACAGCAACAGCCTTGATAAAAGATTTTATAGTGAGCTGTTACATATCATTGGTTTGACAGAAACTAAAGAGGGAAGTAAAAAGCTTATTGAGAGAAACAAAGAAGGAGCAAGAAATACAGGCTCTATTTTAGAAGATGCCATTATTCAGCTAGACAGTTTGGATAAAATAAGCCGTTTAGAAAACTCTTCTACATATGGCAGCACTTACCAAGAAAGACTTTTTAATGTTGCTTTAGAGTTATCTATAACATGGATTAACAGAATTTTATTTCTTAAGCTATTAGAAGGGCAGTTAATTAACTATCATAAGCGCAATTTGGATTATGCTTTTTTAAGCAACAAATTTATTAAAGAGTATGATGATTTAAATAGTTTGTTTTTTCAGGTACTGGCTAAAAATATGAAGACAGAAATGCAGATGTTAAAGCAGTATTTACTAAAGTACCTTATTTAAATTCTTCTTTGTTTGAGCCAACCGAGCTAGAACATCAAACTATTTTTATTAGTAATTTAAAAGATGATAAAACAATACCCATTATATCATCTACAGTTTTAAAAGACCCACAAGGCAAAAAAAGAACTGGAAGTTTAACCACCCTTCAATATTTATTTGAGTTTTTAGATGCTTATGATTTTGGTGCTGAAGGTGGCGAAGACATACAAGAAGATAATAAAACACTCATTAATGCATCGGTTTTAGGTTTAATTTTTGAAAAAATAAATGGTTATAAAGATGGCTCTTTCTTTACACCTGGCTTTATTACCATGTACATGTGCCGAGAAACAATTCGTAAAGCTGTTGTACAAAAATTTAATGAAACCAAAAACTGGAATTGTAACACACTAGAAGAACTTTATGATAAAATTGAAGACCGCAAAGAAGCCAATATTATTGTAAACAGTATTAAAATTTGCGACCCAGCAGTGGGTTCTGGACACTTTTTGGTTTCGGCATTAAATGAAATGATTGCCGTAAAAAACGATTTAAAAATTCTGCAAGACCGTGAAGGTAAACGCCTTAAAGAATATCTGGTAGAAGTAGTAAATGATGAGTTGATTGTAACCGATGAAGAAGGCGAACTTTTTGAGTATCACCCCACCAATAAAGAAAGTCAACGCATACAAGAAACACTTTTTCATGAGAAGCAAAGCATTATAGAAAATTGTCTTTTTGGGGTAGATATTAATACCAACTCGGTTAAAATATGCCGTTTACGTTTATGGATAGAATTGTTGAAAAATGCGTATTACAAAAACAGTACAGAGTTAGAAACCTTGCCCAATATTGATATCAATATTAAATGCGGAAACTCTTTAGTGAGCCGTTTTGCCATAGATGCCGACCTGAAACAAGCCTTAAAGAAAAGCAAGTGGAATATAGACAGCTACCGCATAGCAGTAGACACTTACCGAAATGCAGAAAATAAAGAGCAGAAAAGGGAAATGGAGAAATTGATATTAGAGATAAAACAAAATTTTTCTTCTGAAATACGGATGAACAGCCCACTTAAAAAACGTTTAGATAAACTGGCGAGTGAACTGTATCATCGTTTTACAGGAACATTTCTTTTTGAACCCGAAACTCCATATGGAAAGGCAAATAAAAACATTGAGAAAAAACGGAAGGCAGAACAACAAAAAATTGAAAAAGAAATAGAAGAAATAAGTTCAAAAATTGAAGAAATAAAAGCCAATAAGATTTTCGAAAATGCTTTTGAATGGCGGTTTGAATTTCCTGAAGTGCTAAATGATGATGGCGATTTTGTGGGCTTTGATGTTGTGATTGGGAATCCGCCTTACTTTTCATTGTCTAAAGTTAAAGAGCAGTCAGAGTATTTTTCAAAAGCAAATTATGTAACTTATTCTAAAGGAGCAGACATCTTTTGCTTATTCTATGAACTTGGTGGTAATATTTTAAAGCCGCTTGGCTTTTTAACTTACATTACTTCTAATTCTTGGCTAAGAGCAATTTATGGAGAGCCTCTAAAAAAATATTTTATTCAAAAATTACAGCCAATTGCATTAATAAATATTGAAGATGTTCAAATATTTGAAGAAGCCACCGTTGAATCAAACATTTTTACACTTCAAAAATCATTGAGTTCAAAACCATTTCAAGTAGTCAATTTATCAAAAGACTATTCAATAGGTGCTTCATTAGATGAATATTTCAATAAGAACAGCTTTGAATTTACTCCACCATCAACATCTGAATGGTTTATCGGAAATCAATCTTTTAGCACATTGAAAAGTAAAATCGAAAATGGTGCGAGACTATTGAAAGATTTTAATGTTAGAATAAACTTCGGTATAAAAACAGGATATAATGAAGCATTCATAATAGATGAAAACAAAAAGAACGAATTAATAAAGGCAGATGAAAAAAATGCTGAAATAATTAAACCAATAATTCGTGGAAGGGATTTAAAAAAATATTTTTATGAGTATGAAAATTTGTGGGTAATCTCCACATTTCCAAGTTTAAAAATTAATATAGAAGATTACCCTTCAATAAAGGACCACTTCATAGAAGTCGGAAAGAAAAGATTAGAACAAAGTGGTGAAATTGGAAGTAGAAAGAAAACATCTAATAAATGGTTTGAAACTCAAGACTCTATTTCTTACTGGAGAGATTTTGAAAAACCCAAAATTGTCTGGGGTGAGATTTCCGATAAACCAAAATTTGCTTTTGACGATGAAAAGTATTTTGCGGAAGCAACTACTTTTTTTATGACAGGTGAAAAATTGAAATTTCTTCTGGCAATATTAAATTCAAAAGTTTCAGAGTGGTATTTCAACCTAATTGGGACAACAACAGGGATGGGAACAAACAGGTGGAAGAAATACAAAATTGAATTGTTGCCTATAAAAATTACTTCTCAAGCCCAAGAAAAAGAAATTGAGATTTTAGTAAATCAAATTTTAGCTATTAAAAAACAAGACCCATTAGCCAATATAATAGAATTAGAAAACCAAATAAACCAATTGGTTTATCAATTATATGATTTAACAG
This genomic window contains:
- a CDS encoding TaqI-like C-terminal specificity domain-containing protein, which produces MKDFNVRINFGIKTGYNEAFIIDENKKNELIKADEKNAEIIKPIIRGRDLKKYFYEYENLWVISTFPSLKINIEDYPSIKDHFIEVGKKRLEQSGEIGSRKKTSNKWFETQDSISYWRDFEKPKIVWGEISDKPKFAFDDEKYFAEATTFFMTGEKLKFLLAILNSKVSEWYFNLIGTTTGMGTNRWKKYKIELLPIKITSQAQEKEIEILVNQILAIKKQDPLANIIELENQINQLVYQLYDLTEEEIKIVERV